AGTAAAGGTTTAAGTGCCACTAAGAAAGCTTCATTTTCtgaattagaagatttagaaaaagagttattatttgaatctaaTTCTAAACTTTCACTAAACAATGAGGCGGATGTACTAGAACAACAGCAATATAATGACAAttatgaagatgatgaagatgcaATGAGGGAAATGGAACAGTTTGACATGTAACTCTGCATATGTGTATTCTTATAGTTGATATTGGGAACATATAAACcaatttaaagatatttcaatttaaaaaatcttatatatttactaATGTACATAAAAGAAATCTGTAGAGTTTTTAATGGAATATTTGGGTAATTAAGTTCGACTAGGTAGTCCATAAGCGAGCTGTGTTGTCAGCACCAGCTGAGAATAACCAAGCTTCTCTTGGATGCCAGATAGCATCAAGAGCACCTAAACTATTCACTATCTTATGACcagttaatttttttaatggaACAATTAATGGATTCTTCATCATGTCATCATATACAGTGGAATGGAAGATATGAATAGTACCATCATCTGCAGcagatgaaaataatgggAGCTTTTTATGAAAGTTGACAGTTCTAACAGCTTTATCATGATATCTTAAAGTTTTATATGGAGTGTTAGCAAGATCCAAATCGTGCCACAGTACTCTTTTGTCGAATGATGATGCAATGACATTATCCCCTCTTGGGTGGATATCTATCTTCGATAACCAACGTGCACCAGGCAATAATTTCTTGACCAATATTTGTTGTGATAAATCgtaaattctaatatatcTTTGAGAACATACGAATAATTGAGGTTTAAATGGGTGAAACTTTGCATCCATAACGATACCTTTTGATTTCTTAAACGGAGATTGAGTTAAATGTTTTGAGActtgatgaattaaaacTGAGGTATTACCTGCATCTGGCTGGACAGAAACGAAATAATCACCTTTTCTATGCCAAGAAACCTTTTTAACAGTCTTTTTACATGTAATTACAATGCAGATATCTTTTTCTACTTGACTTTCTGATGGTTTATTCCATTGGGCAATCTGTTTCTTGACTCCAGTAGTTGCTTCATTTTCTGCATCATCATCGCTATCACCATTAACAGCAAGAttagatttatttactGTGCCAAATGTATCAAAACCAAAACCATATTCGATCTTTGTCTTACCaacattttcaatatcaaatcCAAAAATTGGAGGGACAATTAAATAGATATTTTCCCCAGCAGCTACAGCTAAAATACCAGTAGAAGCATCTGGATTCCATTCTAAACTTTCAATATGATCATCTGTATTATCCGAATTAATTAGAGTAACTTTATACATTTCTCTACCAGTTAAAATTTCCCAGATTCTGACAGTCCCATCATCAGAACCAGTGGCCAACCATAACCCACTTGGATCAATAGAAATAGCACGTATTTTTCCTTTATGACCAGAATAAACGGTTGAACAGTGAATTGGGAAAGGTCTTAAATCCTTAGGAGAAGGTAATTCTGGAATTAATGAGTCTGgatcaatatttaatttattcttaCGAACACGGGGAGCTAAGTACAAATCCAAAGATCTCTCGAATCTTTCACGAACAGATTCTGTGTAACCTGGGACTTTTCTTAAAGCATTGTATTTTTGAGGCACAAAATTTCTTTCTCTTTCACTATGTTCAGTATTTTCCCAGTCCTCCTTTTCTTCAGGTGACAGTAAGTATTCTTCTGGAGGATTATAACTTTCATCATTAGTTGGTGGAGGAAGTTTAGGAGCTCTTAATGTCATGACATGATCTTCCATTTCTGGTGCATCACCCCATAAATCATAttgaaattcttcattattttcttttgctCTCATTTCCTTTAACTTCTTAGGAGGAATAATTCTACCTTCTCTAATAGCTTTGACAATTTTCATAACCCTTTTAGCTTCATTCTTTGATGGAACAAACCTTCTCTTAGGTTCAGGAATAGCAGTTAAAGGCATAACTTCTTCGTGTCTAGTAAACCAATCAACTAATGGTTCATATGGATTAATACTTTCATCAGTTTGTTCATTCTTTTGAatctttgaaattaattctaattcttcttcagttaAGTTCAAACTAGAACCAGAATTTTGATCTAGTAAACCAGTCCAACCTTCTGGTAATTCAATCgaatctaataattgatcTAAGGCAGAACCCTTTGCTGGTCTCATAATTCTCTTACCATTAATATCATAACCAATATGAGGCATTTCATCATAAGCTGATAATGGAATGTTACCTATAGTATTTTTAGTTTCCACATCACTATCATCACTATCATAAACTGGATTTATTTCAGGTCTGATTATTCTTTCTCTTCCATCTGAGTATTTTGTATAGATATTTGTATCAGCAATACTATGTAAAGTAGAACCAGAAAGATTATCTTTCAACAAAGACGAAGATTCTGAATTATCAGAAAAGTCTGATGAATTATAATCCTCACTATTAGCGTCATCTTCTTCAGCTaacaatttattgaattctGAATCTGAatcctcttcttcttcatcttcttttccttccataaatttatgagtttcttcttcattttctgcagcagattcaaattcatcGTCATCGTCATCGTTTTCACTGTCACTTGCCTCAATATCTAACAATCCATCGAccaaaaattcttcatctttcAAGGCATCTGTTTTAGAACTCTCTTCAGCAGATCTCTTCTTTTTGTTATGTGAAACTTCTACCTTTTTAGccattttaatatctgACAGATTAGGATCGACTACgtttgcttttttttcaattttagaattattattcttattaattgaggattttttttatgcaggcgctttctttttttaagatGCTCATCgcatttgataaaattttttcaaacgAAAGTggaaagaaaacaaaaaaccCAGGGTTAGTGATAAACAATACCCTATTTTAGAATTGTTGAGGGCCTTCTTAAcacattaataattattacaCATACAATAGCAATTGTTGCTCTATATTCTAGAATGCAGATATTTAATTACAccatatcattattattaactttttttttcatttttggTAAATAAGAGTTTGATTAAATTACCAGTGATTTATATTCTTATAAAGCAAACTGTTGTCTAAGAACATTATAATTTACATACAAAATAGTTAAACGCTAAATGATGGccatatttattcatttatttaattttaaaatttgtttCAGAACCTACAACTCTTGACTATCTCAGAGGCCAATTTTTCCAAGTattctttatcaatttcattaaatgcATCAAAATCTAAACAATCTAAATCAATAACGCCAAGGGTTTTGCCCTCAGCAGAGACTA
This genomic stretch from Henningerozyma blattae CBS 6284 chromosome 1, complete genome harbors:
- the ERB1 gene encoding ribosome biogenesis protein ERB1 (similar to Saccharomyces cerevisiae ERB1 (YMR049C); ancestral locus Anc_2.613), with amino-acid sequence MAKKVEVSHNKKKRSAEESSKTDALKDEEFLVDGLLDIEASDSENDDDDDEFESAAENEEETHKFMEGKEDEEEEDSDSEFNKLLAEEDDANSEDYNSSDFSDNSESSSLLKDNLSGSTLHSIADTNIYTKYSDGRERIIRPEINPVYDSDDSDVETKNTIGNIPLSAYDEMPHIGYDINGKRIMRPAKGSALDQLLDSIELPEGWTGLLDQNSGSSLNLTEEELELISKIQKNEQTDESINPYEPLVDWFTRHEEVMPLTAIPEPKRRFVPSKNEAKRVMKIVKAIREGRIIPPKKLKEMRAKENNEEFQYDLWGDAPEMEDHVMTLRAPKLPPPTNDESYNPPEEYLLSPEEKEDWENTEHSERERNFVPQKYNALRKVPGYTESVRERFERSLDLYLAPRVRKNKLNIDPDSLIPELPSPKDLRPFPIHCSTVYSGHKGKIRAISIDPSGLWLATGSDDGTVRIWEILTGREMYKVTLINSDNTDDHIESLEWNPDASTGILAVAAGENIYLIVPPIFGFDIENVGKTKIEYGFGFDTFGTVNKSNLAVNGDSDDDAENEATTGVKKQIAQWNKPSESQVEKDICIVITCKKTVKKVSWHRKGDYFVSVQPDAGNTSVLIHQVSKHLTQSPFKKSKGIVMDAKFHPFKPQLFVCSQRYIRIYDLSQQILVKKLLPGARWLSKIDIHPRGDNVIASSFDKRVLWHDLDLANTPYKTLRYHDKAVRTVNFHKKLPLFSSAADDGTIHIFHSTVYDDMMKNPLIVPLKKLTGHKIVNSLGALDAIWHPREAWLFSAGADNTARLWTT